One part of the Rhodopirellula islandica genome encodes these proteins:
- a CDS encoding membrane protein: MPIRLQCSCGKQLSVRDEFAGKAVKCPGCSKAIRVPAAGGPAKPAAPRAAKPQAAAARPAASRPAPQAPQSDSLDDLFTEEGFDRQIAGVCPACKYEMAAGAVLCTKCGYNKETGTNMEGHKVAGVDIDMGTLALMKAEKDMVRDVALQEKMHKGAGMPPWMLALILFIVGSAVVIAVLAVNASRRTEQLQFKPLQMFCNLGGSAFAMVAIGCVLTLIARAFKVSRNEGLLSLTILYVPIFVIRHFRDNWKPAVTAIICGGCAGGFFAMASRM, encoded by the coding sequence ATGCCGATTCGCTTGCAATGCTCTTGTGGCAAACAACTTAGCGTCCGCGATGAATTTGCCGGAAAAGCAGTCAAATGCCCCGGATGCAGCAAGGCAATTCGCGTGCCGGCTGCCGGCGGGCCCGCCAAGCCAGCCGCACCGCGGGCCGCGAAGCCTCAAGCCGCGGCCGCTCGGCCCGCCGCATCCCGTCCGGCCCCCCAAGCACCGCAATCTGACTCGCTGGACGATTTGTTCACCGAAGAAGGTTTCGATCGCCAGATCGCGGGGGTGTGCCCAGCCTGCAAATACGAAATGGCAGCGGGAGCCGTGCTGTGCACCAAATGCGGCTACAACAAAGAAACCGGCACCAACATGGAAGGGCACAAAGTTGCCGGTGTCGACATCGACATGGGCACCCTGGCCCTGATGAAAGCGGAAAAGGACATGGTCCGCGATGTTGCATTGCAAGAAAAAATGCACAAGGGAGCTGGCATGCCACCCTGGATGCTGGCGTTGATCCTGTTCATCGTCGGCAGTGCCGTTGTGATCGCCGTCTTGGCCGTCAACGCCTCCCGCCGCACCGAGCAACTGCAATTCAAGCCGCTGCAAATGTTTTGCAATTTGGGCGGTTCCGCGTTCGCCATGGTCGCCATTGGCTGCGTGCTGACGCTGATCGCTCGCGCTTTCAAAGTCAGTCGCAACGAGGGCCTGCTCTCTTTGACGATCCTATACGTTCCGATCTTTGTCATCCGCCACTTCCGCGACAACTGGAAACCTGCCGTGACCGCGATCATCTGCGGCGGTTGTGCAGGCGGTTTCTTCGCCATGGCCTCGCGAATGTGA
- a CDS encoding ATP-grasp domain-containing protein yields the protein MRVFVGEYLCGGGMVSTPLEQIPPSLLREGRAMWQALVTDFAAWADVLTPLDARLENLANVLPRDVQRLTVNASANVAEAWLEAAQTCDVAIVVAPETDGELHRMITVFRESGVEVLAVDQTLVRMATDKWLTAQWLAKHKIATPVTWAQKCQLSDDAAREMDGWGSVGLDAKRWVRKPRDGCGSESVRVFDDRVSADSGSQSNDIVQAWIEGRPASILIVGAMTDGGMTKGRNQPVICPAMWQDCEWCVDDLAFPSQPAGSGARYRGGSGPIESDLQSRGRALADQVLRAMPEPPRGFLGIDFILGDRPEEDCVIEINPRLTTSYIGVRELVRGNLTSIWESCRSPETAISKRSFEWSSDPVCWTAEGEVHPQTLR from the coding sequence ATGCGAGTCTTTGTGGGTGAGTATTTGTGCGGCGGTGGCATGGTGTCCACGCCGCTGGAACAGATCCCGCCTTCGCTGCTGAGGGAAGGTCGAGCGATGTGGCAGGCTTTGGTCACCGATTTCGCGGCTTGGGCAGATGTGCTCACGCCGCTGGATGCCAGGCTGGAAAATCTCGCGAATGTTCTGCCCCGCGACGTTCAGCGGCTCACTGTGAATGCATCCGCGAACGTCGCAGAAGCTTGGTTGGAAGCGGCCCAAACGTGTGACGTGGCGATCGTTGTCGCCCCCGAGACCGACGGCGAACTCCACCGGATGATCACGGTTTTTCGCGAGTCCGGGGTGGAGGTGTTGGCGGTGGATCAGACGCTGGTTCGCATGGCGACGGACAAATGGCTGACCGCCCAGTGGTTGGCCAAACACAAGATCGCGACGCCAGTGACTTGGGCCCAGAAATGCCAGCTATCAGACGATGCAGCTCGCGAAATGGACGGGTGGGGATCCGTCGGGCTGGATGCCAAACGTTGGGTTCGAAAGCCCAGGGATGGCTGTGGTTCCGAGTCGGTCCGTGTTTTCGATGATCGGGTGTCGGCCGATTCGGGGAGTCAGAGCAACGACATCGTGCAGGCTTGGATCGAAGGCCGACCGGCATCGATCTTGATCGTTGGTGCAATGACCGATGGTGGAATGACCAAGGGAAGAAACCAGCCAGTCATCTGTCCCGCGATGTGGCAGGATTGCGAATGGTGCGTGGACGACCTTGCATTTCCCAGCCAACCCGCTGGCTCAGGGGCTCGCTACCGAGGCGGCAGCGGTCCAATCGAATCTGATTTGCAGTCGCGTGGGCGGGCGTTGGCAGATCAAGTGTTGCGGGCCATGCCAGAACCGCCGCGAGGATTTTTGGGGATCGACTTCATCTTGGGGGATCGTCCCGAAGAGGACTGCGTGATCGAGATCAATCCACGGCTGACGACCTCGTACATCGGTGTTCGAGAGCTGGTGAGAGGAAACTTGACCTCGATTTGGGAGTCGTGCAGAAGCCCAGAAACGGCGATCAGCAAACGCTCGTTTGAATGGTCGTCCGATCCCGTCTGCTGGACAGCGGAAGGTGAGGTGCACCCGCAAACACTTCGGTAG
- a CDS encoding acyl-CoA thioesterase has protein sequence MTDSLPAHKYEFRVAYQETDGQRRVHHANYLNYFERGRVEMLRELGHNYKSIEDDGHMLVVAEMNVKYFAPAEFDDWLELTTTVMEVRKVRMRHRYQIHRDGQLLVEADSVIACVDRSGKLARLPNLKTR, from the coding sequence GTGACGGATTCGCTGCCTGCACACAAGTACGAATTCCGCGTGGCCTATCAAGAGACGGATGGGCAGCGTCGAGTTCACCATGCCAACTACTTGAATTATTTCGAGCGTGGGCGGGTCGAGATGCTGCGCGAACTCGGTCACAACTACAAATCGATTGAAGACGACGGCCACATGCTGGTCGTCGCTGAAATGAATGTGAAGTACTTCGCTCCGGCGGAGTTCGATGATTGGTTGGAATTGACAACCACCGTGATGGAAGTTCGCAAAGTTCGAATGCGACACCGCTATCAAATTCATCGGGATGGGCAGTTGCTCGTCGAAGCGGATTCCGTGATCGCCTGCGTCGATCGCAGCGGGAAACTGGCTCGGTTGCCCAACCTGAAAACTCGCTGA
- a CDS encoding metal-sulfur cluster assembly factor: MALAEDKVREALKEVIDPELYVNIVDLGLVYVVQVGEEKEDGRHDVNVEMTMTSPMCPAGPQLVAGTKNAAESLEEVDTCDVKVVMEPAWTPDCMTDEARDHLGIF, encoded by the coding sequence ATGGCTCTGGCTGAAGACAAAGTCCGCGAAGCCCTCAAAGAGGTCATCGATCCCGAGTTGTACGTCAACATTGTTGACCTGGGGTTGGTGTACGTCGTTCAAGTCGGCGAGGAAAAAGAAGACGGCCGTCATGACGTCAACGTTGAAATGACCATGACCAGCCCGATGTGCCCCGCCGGGCCTCAACTGGTCGCGGGAACCAAGAATGCAGCGGAGTCACTGGAAGAAGTCGACACCTGCGATGTGAAAGTCGTCATGGAACCGGCTTGGACACCGGATTGCATGACCGATGAAGCTCGCGATCACCTCGGCATCTTTTAA
- a CDS encoding ComEA family DNA-binding protein codes for MPVTEAPARDVSTEPCGGRTACVLTHPGLQLGMSLVVLAATCWVTQTTTRSVSTDSPPESPGVSSPLSIGLNTSDARELSLLPGIGPKLADRVVRHRESHGPFGSVEGLMTVHGVGPKLLQSLRPWVHVSQSAREPSRPISAPDHLVSKDH; via the coding sequence ATGCCAGTCACTGAAGCTCCCGCCAGGGACGTCTCCACTGAGCCTTGCGGCGGCAGAACGGCTTGTGTGCTGACCCACCCCGGTTTGCAGTTGGGGATGAGTCTGGTGGTTTTGGCGGCGACGTGTTGGGTGACGCAAACCACAACCCGGAGCGTCTCCACGGATTCGCCTCCGGAATCACCGGGTGTTTCTTCGCCGTTGAGCATTGGGTTGAACACGTCCGACGCTCGTGAATTGTCTCTGTTGCCTGGAATTGGTCCCAAATTGGCCGATCGGGTTGTCCGGCATCGCGAATCTCACGGCCCCTTTGGGTCGGTGGAAGGTTTGATGACGGTTCACGGCGTCGGTCCCAAGTTGTTGCAATCCTTGCGGCCTTGGGTCCACGTGTCCCAGTCGGCTCGGGAGCCTTCCCGTCCCATTTCCGCCCCGGATCACTTGGTCTCGAAGGATCATTGA
- the dapB gene encoding 4-hydroxy-tetrahydrodipicolinate reductase → MADSTGPISLTVHGAAGRMGRRVVALGMTDSSFHLVGAIDHAQSDHLGKDAGSVAGEAPSGVEISSTWPTLGDQTGPQAVVDFSLPEALDDCLAHCVKVGSPLVVATTGLTDEQKQRLSDAAASIPIVWAPSMSLAVNLSMKIAEQITAALKDVSGGLDVEILERHHRFKADAPSGTALKFGELIAGQLGESTTHVHGREGHTGARTREEIGYHAIRVGDNPGEHTIVFGMLGEKIELNVAASNRDCYASGALAAAKWLIQENKGPGLYSMFDVLGMSDN, encoded by the coding sequence GTGGCAGATTCAACAGGTCCGATTTCCCTCACGGTTCATGGTGCAGCCGGTCGCATGGGACGCCGCGTCGTGGCTCTTGGCATGACGGACTCCAGCTTCCATTTGGTCGGAGCCATCGACCACGCCCAATCCGATCATCTCGGAAAAGACGCGGGTTCCGTGGCTGGTGAAGCCCCCTCAGGCGTTGAAATTTCTTCGACTTGGCCGACGCTGGGCGACCAAACCGGCCCTCAAGCCGTCGTCGATTTTTCCCTTCCCGAAGCCCTGGATGACTGCCTCGCCCACTGCGTGAAAGTCGGGTCGCCACTGGTGGTGGCAACCACCGGTTTGACCGACGAACAAAAGCAACGCCTGTCCGACGCAGCCGCCTCGATCCCGATCGTGTGGGCTCCGAGCATGTCGCTGGCGGTCAACCTGTCGATGAAAATCGCCGAGCAGATCACCGCGGCACTGAAAGACGTTTCAGGCGGGCTGGATGTCGAAATCCTGGAACGACACCACCGGTTCAAAGCCGACGCGCCCAGCGGCACGGCTCTGAAATTTGGTGAACTGATTGCTGGACAGTTGGGTGAATCCACCACGCATGTCCACGGTCGAGAAGGTCACACGGGCGCTCGAACTCGCGAAGAAATTGGCTACCACGCGATTCGCGTCGGCGACAATCCTGGCGAACACACGATCGTGTTCGGAATGCTGGGCGAGAAGATCGAACTGAATGTCGCCGCCAGCAACCGCGACTGCTACGCGTCGGGAGCCCTGGCGGCAGCGAAGTGGCTGATCCAAGAAAACAAAGGCCCGGGTCTGTACAGCATGTTCGACGTGCTGGGCATGTCCGACAACTGA
- a CDS encoding 1,4-dihydroxy-6-naphthoate synthase gives MAPSIQSASKRSHPINTAPQQLRIGEGPELHLGISTCPNDTFAFSRLLDAAMNQGSEPSFDTGGFTWRIELLDIDELNQRLLAGEFDLAKTSFHAALLMADQTRVLPVGSALGFGVGPLLLAARAGETPQTLAQTTLCPGEHTTAHLLFRLFYPESNPPAGSSAPDDSPPRAKTSVRQVVFSEIMPALQRGDADFGVCIHEGRFTYAESGLHLAADLGSLWEKSTQRPLPLGGLVMRDRHSPATMKSACEVIRRSLQSARQTPDSALPAMRRYAQEMDDSVLMQHVDLYVNDWTVDLGTVGQEALTTLSEMAQQIGLGAAKLRFFCGETGA, from the coding sequence GTGGCCCCGTCCATCCAATCGGCATCCAAACGGAGCCACCCAATCAACACTGCCCCACAACAACTTCGCATCGGTGAAGGTCCCGAACTGCACCTGGGAATCTCCACGTGTCCCAACGACACATTCGCTTTTTCGCGATTGTTGGATGCGGCGATGAATCAGGGCAGCGAGCCATCGTTTGACACCGGCGGGTTCACCTGGCGAATCGAACTGCTGGACATTGATGAGCTCAACCAGCGGCTTTTGGCGGGCGAATTTGATCTCGCCAAAACCAGTTTTCATGCGGCCCTGTTGATGGCCGATCAAACTCGAGTGCTGCCGGTGGGATCGGCGCTCGGATTTGGCGTCGGCCCGCTGCTGCTGGCCGCTCGAGCCGGTGAGACCCCGCAGACGCTCGCTCAAACCACGCTTTGCCCCGGCGAACACACCACCGCTCACTTGTTGTTCCGGCTGTTCTACCCGGAATCCAACCCTCCGGCCGGTTCCTCAGCCCCGGACGATTCTCCCCCTCGGGCCAAAACCTCGGTCAGGCAGGTCGTGTTTTCCGAAATCATGCCAGCTCTGCAGCGGGGCGACGCGGACTTTGGCGTCTGCATCCACGAGGGACGCTTCACCTACGCCGAGTCGGGACTGCATTTGGCGGCCGACCTGGGCAGTTTGTGGGAAAAATCCACTCAGAGACCACTCCCCTTGGGAGGCTTGGTGATGCGAGACCGACACTCCCCAGCGACGATGAAATCCGCCTGCGAAGTGATCCGGCGGTCGCTGCAATCAGCCCGTCAAACACCGGATTCAGCACTCCCCGCCATGCGTCGATACGCCCAGGAAATGGACGATTCGGTGCTGATGCAGCACGTCGATTTGTATGTCAACGACTGGACCGTGGACCTCGGGACGGTTGGCCAGGAAGCCCTGACGACACTCTCCGAAATGGCCCAGCAGATTGGGTTGGGAGCAGCGAAGCTCCGTTTTTTCTGCGGTGAAACCGGTGCCTGA
- a CDS encoding serine/threonine-protein kinase, with protein sequence MDSRSLPSSDSSQPDRSAVLPEGSTVHRPKPASQSTGPDTSPPDSTDASGTATQPFGVPVEEPGRDQRQNSAGPPPAPNPLRAPDDVIEGAETVIRAGSSRSHVSATRSHRLPGNSFRLRDSSHASHRHATPASITRELGGQRLNHFLLLDQIGGGGMGAVFRARDEQLGRTVAVKVIPFAADDPDLQRRFRNEAQSAAKLDHPLIARVFDVGNDGPWHYIVFEYIDGANVRDMVANGGPLSLDDALFFTIQVAEAIGHASRRGIVHRDIKPSNVIVTTDGAVKLVDMGLARSDNFDTSEDMTASGVTLGTFDYISPEQARDPRLADIRSDLYSLGCTLFYMLTGSPPFPGGTMLQKLLSHGNAAIPDIREHREDVPAEMTAILNKMLAKLPEQRYQRSETLIADLRELASRENLPRSRGVAVPTLEDDDHRESMRRLRRHLPWMIAATVLLFSAFAVELHSQPSRRELSRAIEASISPDSVESVAPRLPASVGETNDSAAAGSPRTPTPGSASGPRVDDSASPNSSPATVRETTDGGATSPMSNGPATGQGALLPPGQLPATSVGDRLPNGSSPSTTLDQPGAASAAANDPTMAIDQLAEDAATVRNTSTPREPSIPPSIDPDAVISGATPLAGGMTMSDSVSSITGADGVGLNSDFPSQGADPPRLGSLPLPPGMTDETYQPLPLTPTVPSVVNRDGERSTSPIYPGSPMNGSPMNGSPMIGPINASPLTGDSSTASTAPDSIASNMLSPGTTSSTRPLTTGDSASEPAASVDPKTSRPKAANPEPIRVQIVSTEALRVPQLREEAARAGVQLATTLADALQLADELEIDRIDIATPQLVSAPVTIPRSDLILSSSLPGGTEIVFRSTENVDMQRSEMMTIGSHRIEMSGLHFFWTVPATETDGGAMFAINDNRRVRLRDCTVTIDNASRRDDVQAFSVVTDPERLPYDRVESGAVADTSGALPLVSIELSNVIVRGQITMLRMDVAAELQLLWENGLLAVSRRMIEMGGALQPPHPSSGSVRLSLEQLTAITPKGLLQMRMGVSAPYPIEIERRAEECVFVVDTGIPHIELTGIPRVDRDEIWVRLRGSGNAYDTDTRLDDPMLLIRDELGQTRVTTMSDILEILEDPPPWMNERPPRWTVRWTERLPESTPSSRWSPRNFRQDGSVVGGFQERSLPRMPMEPTFDFPPTP encoded by the coding sequence ATGGATTCCCGGTCGCTCCCCTCCTCCGATTCCTCGCAACCGGACCGTTCAGCGGTTTTGCCGGAGGGATCGACGGTGCACCGACCGAAACCAGCCTCCCAATCAACAGGCCCCGACACCTCGCCGCCTGATTCGACCGATGCATCGGGAACCGCCACTCAACCATTCGGCGTCCCCGTCGAAGAACCGGGTCGCGACCAACGGCAAAATTCAGCCGGACCGCCTCCCGCTCCCAATCCGCTTCGTGCGCCGGACGATGTGATCGAGGGAGCCGAAACGGTGATTCGAGCGGGCTCCAGCCGGTCCCATGTCTCGGCCACGCGTTCGCACCGATTGCCCGGCAACTCGTTTCGATTGCGAGACTCCTCCCACGCCTCGCATCGACACGCCACCCCGGCATCGATCACCCGTGAACTGGGCGGGCAACGGCTCAACCACTTCTTGCTGCTGGATCAAATCGGCGGCGGTGGGATGGGCGCCGTCTTCCGAGCTCGCGACGAACAACTCGGTCGAACCGTGGCGGTGAAGGTCATTCCCTTCGCGGCCGATGACCCCGACCTGCAAAGACGTTTCCGCAACGAAGCCCAAAGCGCCGCCAAGCTCGATCACCCGCTGATCGCGCGCGTCTTTGACGTCGGCAACGATGGCCCCTGGCACTACATCGTCTTTGAATACATCGACGGTGCCAACGTTCGGGACATGGTGGCAAACGGTGGTCCACTGTCGCTCGATGATGCCCTGTTCTTCACCATCCAAGTTGCCGAGGCGATTGGGCACGCGTCGCGTCGCGGCATCGTCCACCGCGACATCAAACCCTCCAACGTGATCGTGACCACCGATGGTGCCGTCAAGCTCGTTGACATGGGTCTGGCTCGCTCGGACAACTTCGACACCAGCGAAGACATGACGGCCAGTGGGGTCACGCTGGGAACGTTCGATTACATCTCGCCTGAACAAGCCCGCGATCCGCGACTGGCCGACATCCGCAGCGATTTGTACTCGCTCGGTTGCACCCTCTTCTACATGCTGACGGGTTCCCCACCGTTTCCCGGTGGGACCATGTTGCAGAAACTTCTCAGCCACGGGAACGCCGCGATCCCCGACATCCGGGAACACCGCGAAGACGTTCCGGCTGAGATGACGGCGATCTTGAACAAGATGCTCGCCAAGCTTCCTGAGCAACGCTACCAACGCAGCGAAACCCTGATCGCTGATCTCAGAGAACTGGCCTCACGTGAGAACCTGCCGCGCAGTCGCGGCGTCGCGGTTCCCACCCTGGAAGACGACGATCACCGCGAATCGATGCGTCGATTGCGTCGCCATTTGCCTTGGATGATCGCGGCAACCGTGCTGCTGTTCAGCGCTTTCGCAGTGGAATTGCATTCGCAACCTTCGCGTCGTGAACTCAGCCGCGCCATCGAGGCCTCGATCTCGCCGGATTCCGTCGAATCCGTCGCCCCACGATTACCTGCCAGCGTGGGCGAGACAAATGATTCCGCCGCAGCGGGGTCGCCACGAACCCCCACGCCTGGATCGGCGAGCGGCCCTCGCGTCGACGACTCAGCCTCCCCCAACTCGTCCCCGGCAACAGTTCGTGAAACGACCGACGGGGGTGCCACCTCGCCAATGAGCAACGGACCTGCGACCGGGCAGGGTGCCTTGTTGCCGCCGGGGCAACTGCCAGCCACATCCGTTGGCGATCGATTGCCCAACGGATCATCGCCGTCCACGACGCTCGACCAACCCGGTGCTGCGAGTGCCGCTGCAAACGATCCGACGATGGCGATCGATCAGTTAGCAGAGGACGCCGCAACAGTCCGAAACACCAGCACGCCGCGCGAGCCATCCATTCCACCTTCGATCGATCCCGATGCCGTGATTTCGGGGGCGACACCGTTGGCCGGCGGAATGACCATGAGCGACTCCGTGAGCTCCATCACTGGAGCCGATGGCGTGGGTCTGAACAGCGACTTTCCTTCGCAGGGGGCTGACCCACCTCGCCTTGGCAGCCTGCCTTTGCCACCTGGCATGACGGACGAGACCTACCAACCGCTGCCTTTGACTCCGACCGTCCCCAGCGTCGTCAATCGCGATGGGGAACGAAGCACGAGCCCGATCTACCCTGGCAGCCCGATGAATGGCAGCCCGATGAACGGCAGCCCGATGATTGGCCCCATCAATGCCAGCCCGTTGACCGGCGATTCCAGCACCGCGTCGACCGCCCCCGATTCCATCGCCTCGAACATGCTCAGTCCTGGCACAACGAGCTCCACCCGGCCGCTGACGACAGGCGACTCGGCCAGTGAACCCGCCGCCTCAGTGGATCCCAAAACCAGTCGCCCCAAGGCAGCGAATCCGGAACCCATCCGCGTCCAAATTGTTTCCACCGAAGCCCTCCGAGTTCCCCAGCTTCGCGAAGAAGCCGCTCGTGCCGGCGTTCAGCTTGCCACCACGCTGGCGGATGCATTGCAGTTGGCCGATGAATTGGAAATCGATCGCATCGACATTGCGACGCCGCAACTTGTGTCCGCGCCAGTCACCATCCCTCGCAGTGACCTGATTCTCTCATCCAGTCTGCCTGGTGGCACCGAAATCGTGTTCCGCTCGACCGAGAACGTGGACATGCAGCGAAGCGAAATGATGACGATCGGTTCGCACCGAATCGAAATGTCAGGACTGCATTTTTTCTGGACCGTCCCCGCCACCGAAACGGACGGCGGGGCAATGTTCGCGATCAACGACAACCGTCGCGTTCGTCTGCGCGACTGCACCGTGACGATCGACAACGCGTCGCGACGAGATGATGTGCAAGCTTTCAGCGTTGTCACGGATCCAGAGCGACTGCCCTACGACCGAGTGGAGAGCGGTGCGGTGGCGGACACCAGCGGAGCTCTGCCGCTGGTATCCATTGAACTGTCCAACGTGATTGTCCGTGGTCAAATCACGATGTTGCGAATGGACGTGGCCGCGGAACTCCAACTGCTCTGGGAAAACGGACTGTTGGCCGTCTCTCGCCGAATGATTGAAATGGGCGGCGCTCTCCAGCCCCCTCATCCGTCCTCGGGATCCGTCCGGCTGTCTCTGGAACAACTGACTGCGATCACCCCCAAAGGCCTGCTGCAAATGCGGATGGGCGTCAGCGCGCCCTACCCGATCGAAATTGAGCGACGGGCCGAGGAATGCGTGTTTGTCGTCGACACAGGAATTCCTCACATTGAATTAACAGGAATCCCACGTGTCGACCGAGATGAAATTTGGGTGCGACTTCGCGGATCTGGCAACGCCTACGACACCGACACCAGACTGGACGACCCCATGCTGCTGATTCGCGATGAATTGGGGCAAACCAGGGTCACGACGATGAGCGATATCCTGGAAATCCTGGAAGATCCGCCGCCCTGGATGAACGAACGGCCACCGCGATGGACCGTCCGTTGGACCGAGCGACTGCCCGAATCGACCCCCTCCAGCCGGTGGTCTCCGCGTAATTTTAGGCAAGATGGATCGGTTGTGGGTGGATTCCAGGAACGGTCTCTACCTAGAATGCCGATGGAACCTACATTTGACTTTCCCCCCACACCGTGA
- a CDS encoding FAD-dependent oxidoreductase — MRPASWPSHRLSMCSMILATLLLIPASQTKAETTHDVVVYGGTAAAVTAAIQSARMGQSVVMVSPDVHLGGLTSGGLGWTDTGNKAVIGGLAKDFYHRVYKHYQNDSAWKFQTREKYGNRAQGHRASDDDQATMWVFEPHVAENILDEMLAEHDITVLHDAWLDREKGVTKRDGRIVSIQTLDGKTYAGKMFIDATYEGDLIAAAGVATAHGREGISDYNEPHAGVQTGVLHHSHHFDVLPRRVDPYVVPGDPSSGVIPLVSPDPPGEFGSADDRVQAYCFRTCMTNHPENRVAWTRPEGYDPATYEIMARTFEAGWRDVFNKFDPLPNFKTDTNNHGPVSFDNIGANYDYPEATYERRQEIIQQHENYQRGLLYFIATDPRVPKEVQDKINQWGLSADEFADNDHWPHQMYVREARRMVGEFVMTENHLRKELATPDSVGMGSYGIDSHNTQRYITPEGYVQNEGDLGVSTRGPYKIAMGALLPKRDECENLLSPVCVSATHVAFGSIRMEPVFMILGQSAATIAALANQSERAVQDIPYADLRKRLLNDNQILEIPADISNASYPESLNLKSVEGISVDDTQADRIGGWIQSHASGNFYGSGYHHDGEATDRVRQAIYQTDLPKSGLYEVRVSYPTNSNRSKQTRIDIHHSAGTTTHRIDQTQLKPASKKQPLLALGRYAFDTTSPAKVVISNEDANGYVVIDVVNWLPVEKK; from the coding sequence ATGCGTCCCGCCTCTTGGCCGAGTCATCGCTTGTCGATGTGCTCGATGATTCTCGCCACGCTGCTGCTCATCCCCGCTTCGCAAACGAAAGCCGAAACGACTCATGACGTCGTCGTCTACGGCGGCACCGCCGCGGCCGTCACCGCGGCGATCCAGTCCGCTCGCATGGGCCAATCAGTCGTCATGGTTTCACCCGACGTGCACCTGGGCGGCCTGACCAGTGGAGGCCTGGGCTGGACCGACACGGGCAACAAAGCCGTCATCGGTGGACTCGCCAAAGACTTTTATCACCGTGTCTACAAGCACTACCAAAACGACTCCGCGTGGAAGTTCCAAACTCGCGAAAAGTATGGCAACCGAGCCCAAGGGCACCGGGCCAGCGACGATGACCAAGCAACGATGTGGGTCTTTGAGCCGCATGTCGCTGAAAACATCCTTGATGAGATGCTGGCAGAACACGACATCACCGTCCTCCACGACGCGTGGCTGGATCGGGAAAAAGGCGTGACGAAGCGGGATGGTCGCATCGTGTCCATCCAAACATTGGATGGCAAAACGTATGCGGGCAAGATGTTCATCGACGCCACGTACGAAGGCGACCTGATCGCCGCAGCCGGGGTCGCAACGGCGCACGGTCGCGAAGGAATCAGCGACTACAACGAACCTCACGCGGGTGTTCAAACCGGCGTCCTGCATCACTCGCACCACTTCGACGTGTTGCCGCGACGGGTTGATCCCTACGTCGTGCCAGGTGACCCGAGCAGCGGGGTGATCCCCTTGGTCAGCCCCGATCCGCCAGGCGAATTTGGTTCCGCCGATGATCGTGTCCAAGCCTATTGCTTCCGAACTTGCATGACGAACCATCCAGAAAATCGCGTGGCGTGGACACGGCCCGAGGGCTACGACCCGGCCACCTACGAAATCATGGCCCGCACCTTCGAAGCGGGATGGCGAGATGTGTTCAATAAATTTGACCCCCTGCCGAACTTCAAAACGGACACCAACAACCACGGTCCCGTCAGCTTCGACAACATCGGTGCCAACTACGACTACCCCGAAGCCACCTACGAACGCCGCCAGGAAATCATCCAGCAACACGAAAACTATCAACGCGGGTTGCTGTACTTCATCGCCACCGACCCTCGGGTGCCGAAGGAAGTCCAAGACAAGATCAACCAGTGGGGCTTGTCGGCGGACGAATTCGCGGACAACGACCATTGGCCGCATCAAATGTATGTTCGCGAAGCCCGGCGGATGGTGGGCGAATTTGTGATGACGGAAAACCATCTTCGAAAGGAGTTGGCCACGCCTGATTCTGTCGGCATGGGCTCCTACGGAATCGACTCGCACAACACCCAGCGTTACATCACGCCGGAGGGCTACGTCCAAAACGAAGGTGACCTGGGTGTCTCCACACGCGGGCCCTACAAGATTGCGATGGGTGCGTTGCTGCCGAAACGCGACGAATGCGAGAACCTTCTCTCTCCGGTTTGCGTCTCAGCCACCCACGTTGCCTTTGGTTCGATCCGCATGGAACCCGTGTTCATGATCCTCGGTCAATCGGCCGCAACGATCGCCGCGCTCGCCAATCAATCCGAACGTGCCGTTCAAGACATCCCGTACGCCGACCTTCGCAAACGGCTGCTCAACGACAATCAAATCCTGGAAATACCAGCCGACATTTCGAATGCCAGCTACCCGGAATCACTGAACCTGAAGTCGGTCGAAGGCATCAGCGTCGATGACACGCAAGCCGACCGCATCGGCGGTTGGATTCAAAGCCACGCCTCAGGCAATTTCTATGGCTCGGGCTATCACCACGACGGCGAGGCCACGGACCGCGTCCGACAAGCGATCTACCAAACGGACTTGCCCAAGTCCGGCCTGTACGAAGTGCGGGTGAGTTACCCCACCAACTCCAATCGTTCCAAGCAAACACGGATCGACATCCACCACAGCGCAGGCACCACGACTCACCGAATTGACCAGACTCAATTGAAGCCCGCGTCCAAGAAGCAGCCCTTGCTGGCGCTTGGTCGGTACGCCTTCGACACGACGAGTCCCGCCAAGGTGGTCATCTCGAACGAAGACGCGAACGGCTACGTCGTGATCGACGTGGTCAATTGGCTCCCGGTCGAAAAGAAGTGA